Proteins encoded within one genomic window of Formosa agariphila KMM 3901:
- a CDS encoding fumarylacetoacetate hydrolase family protein translates to MKVLAIGKNYVLNAEELKTTTKNGKQLIFSKPESSLVKDNKDVEYPSFTENLVYEVELVVEIGKTGKNIAEADAASYISGIAVAIDYTAKDVLNDVREGKGPWDLAKGFDGAAPISPVKPISNFSDLTNINFDLKINGETVQEGNTSLIIYNFEEIIIFVSKYFTLEPGDLIFTGTPAYGTGQIHKGDHLQAAIEGELLLDFKMI, encoded by the coding sequence ATGAAAGTACTAGCAATAGGTAAAAATTATGTTCTTAATGCTGAAGAATTAAAAACAACAACTAAAAACGGAAAACAACTTATATTTTCTAAACCAGAATCAAGTTTAGTAAAAGACAATAAAGATGTTGAATATCCATCGTTCACTGAAAATTTAGTTTATGAAGTTGAATTGGTGGTTGAAATTGGTAAAACAGGTAAAAATATAGCTGAAGCTGATGCTGCATCTTATATTTCAGGAATTGCAGTTGCTATTGATTATACTGCAAAAGATGTTTTAAACGATGTTAGAGAAGGAAAAGGACCATGGGATTTAGCTAAAGGTTTTGATGGTGCTGCTCCAATTTCCCCAGTGAAACCAATTTCTAATTTTTCAGATTTAACGAATATTAATTTCGATTTAAAAATTAATGGTGAAACTGTACAGGAAGGAAATACTAGTTTAATTATTTATAATTTTGAAGAAATTATTATTTTTGTATCTAAATACTTCACATTAGAACCAGGCGATTTAATCTTTACAGGAACACCTGCTTACGGTACAGGACAAATCCATAAAGGAGATCATTTGCAAGCCGCTATTGAAGGTGAATTGTTATTAGATTTTAAAATGATTTAA
- a CDS encoding TetR/AcrR family transcriptional regulator, whose translation MKHKDELKREAIINETIAIVYAKGFVGVKMAHVARKVNISPSTLYVYFKSKDDLISTIATELLKNITEISQNQLNTNLPYKLKFKAIWLFYINFGVNNRKEMSFIHQVKQSPYFEMIPESLRNLKSSFVLDLLDEGKREGLIKNLDNKILSALLESFLNETVKLIDSKTLKLNEEDTNTMFLLAWDAIKN comes from the coding sequence GTGAAACACAAAGACGAATTAAAACGAGAAGCCATAATTAATGAAACTATAGCTATAGTTTACGCTAAAGGTTTTGTTGGAGTTAAAATGGCGCATGTAGCAAGAAAGGTTAATATTTCCCCATCTACACTTTATGTATATTTTAAAAGTAAAGACGATTTAATTAGTACAATTGCTACAGAATTACTTAAAAACATTACAGAAATAAGTCAGAATCAATTAAATACCAATTTGCCTTATAAACTAAAATTTAAAGCAATTTGGTTATTTTACATCAATTTTGGAGTGAATAATCGCAAGGAGATGAGTTTTATACATCAAGTTAAGCAATCACCATATTTTGAAATGATTCCAGAATCTCTACGAAATTTAAAATCATCTTTTGTTCTAGATTTATTAGATGAAGGTAAGCGTGAAGGCTTAATTAAGAATTTAGATAATAAAATTTTATCTGCTTTACTCGAATCGTTTTTAAATGAAACTGTAAAGCTTATCGATTCCAAAACTTTAAAATTAAATGAAGAAGATACAAACACTATGTTTTTATTAGCCTGGGATGCCATTAAAAACTAA